The following is a genomic window from Caldicellulosiruptor danielii.
AAAAAGGAGTGTGGTGTTTTTCATCAACAGGCAAAAGCGTATTTGACGCTATTCGAAACGCAACACTCTCATGCGACAAAAAGCTTTTCTTTTCACACAACAAGATTGTGGTCATTAGCGAAAAAGTTGCACATCAAGGAATTGAAGATATTCTTGATATATTCTTAAGGTATCATGAATTTCGCCCAGATGCATATCTTATTATAACATCAAATGACATAGAAAAATTCTTGGATACAACTGTCCCCATAGAGTCGATACCTGCAAAAGAACTTGAAAATGTGATAAAGAACTACCTTGCAAATGCAAAAACGTTTCCTGTCAGGCTATACGAATTTCAAAAGATGTCAAATACAAAGTCAAAAACTGCATTTGTTCCTTTTGTGACAACAAAATCACCTTTAAAACAATCTTCTCAGACACAGATATTTTATGTAGAAAAAATGGCAGTTTTTGATAACTACAAGCTTACAGGGTATCTCACACATCAGCAGATGCGAGGACTTTTATGGGTAGCTGGCAAAATAAAAAGCGGGATATATCCAGTAAAGATTGATAAAGGGTTATTTTCCTTAGAACTTATACGAAACAGTAGCAAAGTCACTGTCAATAAAAAAGAGGGCAAAACTTTTTTTACTTTTCGAATAATCGCTGAGACAAACCTTGGTGAAAAATATTCATACTACTTAATCTCAAGCTCTTTGATAGAAAAGATAAAAAAAGAGCTCAGCAAATCAATCAAAAGCGACATTCAAAATACTCTTAAAAAATCGTTTGAACTCAATTGCGACATTTTGCACCTTGGCGATATCTACTATTCATCATACAGAAAGCCTTTAAAGTTTGACAAAAATTCTATTTCTGTCTCAATTGTTGTAAAGCCGTTCATAAGGCGATTTGGTATGATGAAAGAATAAAATTCAAGGAGAAAAAAGGGCCATGAACATAGGATTTATAGCTATTTTTTACCTGTTACTTTTTGCAGCAGAGTATTATATCTTGAAAAGAAGATGGCTTCAAAAAGAGATATTTTTCACAGGCCTTTTGATTTTCACAGGGTTTGTTCTCAGCTTAATTCTAAACATCATGAAAAAGGTGCCAAATCCGCACATTTTGATTGAAAAGCTCTTTGACAAGCTATTTTCTCTATTTATGTAAACACAAAA
Proteins encoded in this region:
- a CDS encoding Ger(x)C family spore germination protein, which gives rise to MRRFVTALILLLIPVYLTGCWNRKELNDILIVQAVGVDKNKSGQFKLTYQVLKPKVLKNPTNLPSSSQQKGVWCFSSTGKSVFDAIRNATLSCDKKLFFSHNKIVVISEKVAHQGIEDILDIFLRYHEFRPDAYLIITSNDIEKFLDTTVPIESIPAKELENVIKNYLANAKTFPVRLYEFQKMSNTKSKTAFVPFVTTKSPLKQSSQTQIFYVEKMAVFDNYKLTGYLTHQQMRGLLWVAGKIKSGIYPVKIDKGLFSLELIRNSSKVTVNKKEGKTFFTFRIIAETNLGEKYSYYLISSSLIEKIKKELSKSIKSDIQNTLKKSFELNCDILHLGDIYYSSYRKPLKFDKNSISVSIVVKPFIRRFGMMKE